The sequence GCGCTCACGGAGGCGGAAATTCCCGAAGACTACTGGGACGACGACTACTCCGTCCTCATCGACGGCCCCTCCAAGCCGCACCTACTGACCGACGCCGCCTCCGACTTCGGCGCCGACGTCATCCTGCTCGGCCCCAACCAGGCCGCCCCGAAGGGCCGTTTTCTGGCGGGCTCGACTGCCGATGCCCTGCTCCACTACTCCCCCGTGCCGCTGGGGCTGACCCCGCGCAAGCCGAAGCTGTCCAAGCACGGTGTGACCCGCGTGAACTTTGCCTTCACAGACAACCACGGCTCCAACGAGGACCCCGCCTTGGGTTCCGCCGCCGCGCTTGCCGATGCCTGGGGCGTGCCCCTCCGCATCGTCGCCTTCTCCCCGTCCGGTTTCATGGACACCCCGATGAACAGCAAGGTGGACGTCTCCGCCGAGTTCGCCCACCAGTGGCGCGAGCACTCCCTGGCGCTCCTCGACTGCGCGCGCGACAACGTCGTGGAAAACTTCCCCGACCTCACCGTGTCCACCGCCATCGGCTCCGGCTCGGGCTGGGGCGGCGCGGTTGACTCGCTGAAGTGGAAGAAGGGCGACCTCATGGTCTTAGGCTCCAACCCGCTCGGGCCGTTCGCGCGCGTGTTCATCGGCTCCACCGCCACCGAGCTCATTCCCCACATGGGGGTTCCGGTGCTCGTGCGGCCCGGGGAGAATAGGAAGGCATGAACCAGCACCCGGAAAACGATTTGACCGCCGACGCCGACTTTGCCAACCGGCGGCGCCCCGAGCCGCAGACGGTGGAAGAGCTCGCCGACTCCCCCGACCCGGTGAAGGTGGCGGCGGCCAACCGGGCATCGTCACGCCAAGCCTGGATCTACCTGGTAACCGTACTGGTCGGCTCCCTCGTCGTCGGGCTGGGAACCTTGTGCATCACCCGCGCTCTGGACGGGCCGCTGTGTGAGGCCGGCGAGGCCACCTGGCTGTGCACGAAGACGCAACTCTACGTCTGGGCCGTCGTCGCCGCACTCGTCCCGTTCGGTGGGCTTATTGGCTGCGGGGTCATCATGGTGAAAAAGATCAACGGCTACCTGCGCTGGCGGCCGTGGATGGGCGTGTTTTGGCTGCTGGTGCCGGTGGCCATGACCTGGGGCCTGGCCATCCTGCAGCAACTGGCCACCGCGTAACGGTCTACGGTGGGGCGGCATGTATGCCCTTACCTATACCGTCGACCAGATCCGCGCCGCCGAGGCCCCTCTCATTGAAGGCACCGAACGGCCCGACGAGCTCATGCAAAAGGCTGCGCACGCCGTGGCGGAGGTCGCCCGCAGCCTGTATGACCCCCGCGAAGTTCTCATTCTCGCGGGCCCGGGAGGCAACGGCGGCGACGCCCTCTATGCCGGCGCCGAGCTGGCTTTGGCGGGCATACGCGTGGCCGCCCACCTCACCGCCGGTAAGGCCCACGACCGGGCGCTGGCCGCTTTCACCAACGCGGGAGGCACGCTCCCCGACGACCTTCCGGAACCTGACCTCATCATCGACGGCATCACGGGCATCGGCGGTTCGGCGGGGCTGCGGGACAACCTGCGCGCCGTGGTCGGCTACACGCAGCGGAGTCAGGCCCGTGTGCTGAGTGTCGATGTCCCGTCCGGCGTCGCGGCAGATACCGGCGAGGCCGGCGAGCTGCACGTGACTGCCGACGCCACCCTCACCTTCGGCGGCTGGCGCCGCGCCCACGCGCTCGCGCCGGAGTGTGGGCTGCAGCTGCTGGCGGACATCTCAGAGCTTGGCGCCCGCCTTGTTGAGGGACTCCCGGTCCGGGCCGACGACGGTCCACCGTCCGTCCTGGCTAACCGGGCCGTGCTCCCCGCCGACCTCGAGCTCCCCGAGGGCATTGTGACCCTCCCGAAAGTCAGCGCGCGGTCGGTGGAGCCCTCGCCCACCGACGACAAGTACTCCGGCGGCGTCGTGGGCATCCGGGCAGGCAGCGGTCAGTACCCCGGCGCGGCGCTTTTGTCCGTGGCGGGCGCGGTCAACGCCACCCCGGCCATGGTGCGCTACGTCGGCCCGCAGGCGCTCGAGGTCGTGCGCCGCCACCCGGAAGTCGTCGTCACCGAAAAGTTGGAGGACGCCGGCCGCGTCCAAGCCTGGGTCTTCGGCCCCGGCGCGGGCACGGAGGACACCGCCGAGCTGGAGTGGATCCTGCGCCAGGACGTGCCGGTGCTTGTCGATGCCGACGGGCTCACCCTCCTCGCCCAGTCCCCCGACCTGCGCCGACTTCTCCGCGACCGTGAGAAAGAGACCGTGCTGACCCCGCACGACGGCGAGTTCGCTCGGCTGCAGGAGGCGGTGGGTGTTCCGCACGCAGACCGGTTGACGGAGACGATGGAGCTGGCGCGGGAACTCGGCGCCACCATCCTGCGCAAGGGCCGGTCCACCATCATAGTCTCGCGCGAAGCTTTCGTCGTCGATGCCGGTCACTCCTGGGCGGCGACGCCGGGCTCGGGCGACGTGTTGTCTGGGATTGCGGGCGCGCGGCTCGCGCTGCCGGGCTCTGAGGCCGCCCAGACTAGGGTCGAGGCAGTCTCCGTTCACGCGGTCGCGGCTAAGCGGGCCGCCCAGACCCCCTACGGCGACGCCCCCGCGCCGGCCAGCCGCATCGCCGAGTTCGTCCGCGAGGCGACCGCCCGTTAGGTCAGGCTCGCGGCGCAGCCCTCCCTCCCGCAGTGGGAGGTTTCTATGTGCTGGGCGCAGTCATCGCAAATCAGCACCTGTTGCCGGCAGGTGTCTTCGTTGATGCAGTTGCGGAAGGTATTCGTCGGCGTGCCGCAGTGCACGCAGTGGCCGAGCTGGATAAACCCGGGGTCTTCTACGCCCATGCCGAATTCGGTGTGCATGCGCTTGTCAAAGACGTAGAGCGAGCCTTCCCACAGGCCGTCGTTGCCGTATTTTTCGCCGTAGCGGACAATCCCGCCGTCAATCTGGTAGACCTCGTTGAACCCGCGGTTTTTCATCAGCGCGGACAACACCTCGCAGCGGATGCCTCCCGTGCAGTACGAGACCACCGGGCGATCCTTCATCCAGTCGTACTTGCCGGACTCCAACTCCGCGATGAAGTCGTGGGTGGTCTTTACGTCGGGCACCACGGCGTTTTTGAACTTGCCAATCTCCGCCTCCATGGCGTTGCGCCCGTCGAAGAAGACGACGTCATCGCCACGCTCGGCGACCAACTCGTTGACCTGTTCCGGTTTGAGGTGGGTGCCGCCGCCGACCACGCCGTCTTGGTCAACCTCCAGCTCGTCTGGGGCGCCGAAGGCCACGATCTCTTCGCGGTCTTTCACCGACAGGCGCGGGAAGTCGTCCGCGCTGCCCTCCGACCACTTGAACTCCATCTTTTTAAAGGCCGGGTACTCGCGCGTCTTTTTCACGTACCGCTTACACGCGTCGATGTCGCCGCCCACGGTGCCGTTGATGCCGTGCTTGGACACCAGGATGCGACCGGTGAGGCCCAGTGACTCGCACAGGTCACGCTGCCACAGCTTGATGGCCGTGGGATCGGAGAGCGGGGTGAAGCAGTAGTACAGGAGAATCTTGCCGACGCTCATGCGTTGTGACCCTACCGCTTAGCGTTTCTGGAACAGTCGGCGCTTGCGCGCAAAGACCGGGTCCGAGGTGACCAGCACGCCCAGGTTGCGGAAGATGCCCTCATCCACCGATCCCAGAATCGTCGTGGTGTGCGCGTCGCAGCCTTCCAGCTCCCGGATAACGTGGAGCGCGCGCCGCGCGTTGTCGTCCTTCGCCGCAGACACCGACAGGGCAATGAGCACCTCGTCGGTGTGCAGGCGCGGGTTCTGCGACCCTAGGTGCCGGGTTTTCAGCGTCTGGATCGGCTCGATGGATTCGGGGGAGAGGAGGTGGCGGTCATCGTCAATGCCGGCGAGGTGCTTGAGGGCATTGAGCAGCATCGCCGCCGAGCAGCCCAGAAGCGGCGAGGTGCGGCCGGTGATGATCGTCCCGTCGTGCAGCTGAATGGCGCAGCCGGGCTCGCCGGTCGCCTCGGCCTTGGCGCGGGCGGGGGCGACGACGGCGCGATCATCGACAGTAATGCCCGCCTTGGTCATCACCACGGCGGCACGGTCCGACTGGGTGCTGTCCCACCCGTGGCGCGCTTCTTCCACCAACGCCTTGAAGTAGCGGCGCACGATCTCCTGGCCGGCGGCCTGGCGGCACACGGCGTCATCGACAATGCAGTAGCCCACCATGTTCACGCCCATGTCGGTCGGGGAGGCATACGGCACCCCGCCCGTCACGCGCTCGAGCAGGGAGCGCAGCAGCGGGAACGCCTCGACGTCGCGGTTGTAATTCACCGCAGACTCGCCGTGCGCGGACAGGTGGAAGTGGTCGATGACGTTGGAATCGTTGAGATCCACCGTCGCCGCCTCGTAGGCGAGGTTGACCGGGTGCTCCAGCGGCAGGTTCCAGATGGGGAACGTCTCGAACTTGGCGTAGCTCGCGTTATTGCCGCGCTGGTGCTCGTGGTAAATCTGCGACAGCGCGGTCGCCAGCTTGCCTGACCCCGGCCCCGGGGCCGTGACCACGACCAAGTCGCGCTCGGTCTCCACGAAGTCGTTTTGCCCCAGACCTTCCTCAGAGACGATCCGGTCGATGTTCGTCGGGTAGCCGGGGATGATCCGGTGCCGGGCGACCGTGATCCCCAGCCGCTCCAGGCGCTCAATGAAGACCTCAGCCAGCTCGTCGCCGTCTTCCAGCTGGGTCATCACGACGTTTTTGACTAAGAAGCCGCGGTCCCGGAAGACATCGACAAGCCGCAGCACCTCATCCTCGTACAGCAGCCCCAGGTCCGCGCGCGTCTTCTGGCGCTGCACGTCCTTCGCGTTGATGCAGACGAGGATTTCCACGTCGTCGCGAATGCGCTCGAGCATCGCGATCTTGTTGTCGGGGGTAAACCCGGGCAGCACGCGGGAGGCGTGCATGTCGTCGAAGAGCTTGCCACCCATTTCCAGGTAGAGCTTGCCGCCCATCTCGCGGCGCCGGGCATTGATGTGCTCGGATTGGAGTTCGATGTATTTTTCCCGGTCAAAGCCGATTTTCCGCGTCATCAAACCTTCCCCACACGCGTGCGCCATAATGTACGCCCGTTGAGTTTACACGCCGGTATACCGTCTCAATACATGCCTGAAGGTCACGTTCTCCACCGTCTTGCGCACCGATTCAACGCCGAATTCCGCGGCCAGCCGCTCAGTGTGACCAGCCCGCAGGGAAGGTTTCCGGAAGCCGCGCTTGTCGATGCCACCGTGCTGGAGCAAGCAGATGCCATCGGCAAGCATTTGTTCCTGCACTTTTCCAACGGGCACATCATCCACATCCACCTGGGGCTCATCGGGCACTTCACGTTCGAGGACCTAGACAATTTCCGCGGGCAGATTCGCCTGCGGGTGGCCAATAGGGAGCAGGCGGCCAATCTGCGCGGGCCGCAGTGGTGCCGGCTTATCACTGACGATGACTACGCACGGGTCTGTGAGAAGGCCGGGGAGGACCCGCTGCGTGACGATGCCTCCCCGGACGCAGTCTTCGCCCGCGTAAGGCGTTCGCGGCGGACCATTGGCTCGCTGCTGATGGACCAGCAGCTTTATGCCGGGGTGGGAAATATTTACCGGGCGGAGACGCTGTTTCGGCAGGGCATTAGTCCGTTTCGGGCGGGGCGAGACTGCAGTCTGGGCGAGTTGCGCGCGGTCTGGGACGACCTGGTGGAGCTTATGCGCATCGGCGTTTCCCGCGGGCGGATCGATACGGTGCGCGACGAGCATTCCCCCGAGGCCATGGACCGGCCGCCGCGCAAGGACGACCACGGCGGGGAAGTCTACGTCTACCGCCGCGCCGGCGACCCCTGCTACGTGTGCGGCACGCCCATTGCGTCTGCCGTGGTGGAGGGGCGGAATCTGTTCTGGTGCCCAGACTGTCAGGGAGAATAATCGGTACACTGCGGCGGCATGAGCACTCCTGATAACCAGCCGTCCGGCGGCGGCAGCAATCTTCTCTGGTCCATCATCTCCATCGTGGCGACCCTGGCCGTGTCTTACTTCTTGTCTGGCTACCTGCAGACTCACTTCGACCTGCCGATGATCGTTCGGTGGATCATCATCATCGTGGCCGTTCTTATCGTCGGCGGTCTGGTGGGGCGTCTGCGGCGCTAGTCTGGGGCGCTATACCGCGTTTTGTGGTGTGGCGCTACTTGTCCGGCGTTGTGGCGCGGGAAAAGGGCGGTTTCTGTGGAATTCTCCTCGTGTGGCGGGGTTATCCACAGGCCTGAGGTGCGTGGGCTTGCCACCGGCTGGGGCGGGCCTTAGCTTCACAGGCGTGAATGACGCAGCAGACCTACTGTCCCGCCTGGCACGGCTCGGAATAGCCGTCGCCGAACTGGCCTACCGCCACGGCCTTTCCGCCTCCGCGGGTCTTGATGCTGCCACCACCCGGTCCTACACCGCGATAGGCCGCAGTCTGTTCGGCCCGTGCTCCGAACCGAAAGTACGCGCCCAGGTGTTGGAGCACGCCGCCGAGTTTCCGATTACGCGTTTGCAGGTGATCCACAAAGCCGCCCGCCAACTCCACCGCGACGCCAACATCACCCGCTGGCAACTATGGCTAGAACTCGCCCAACGCCACGAACTGACCATCGACCAGCTGCGCGAATACGCCCGCAACCGCGTGCGCGAACTCAACCGCAAAACCGGAACCACACCCGCACGCAGCCTCATCATCGGCCGCGACATCGACGCCACCGGCAGACGAACCGCCCTACTGAAACTACCGGCCGCCGAAATGGCACTACTAGAAAAGAAGATCCGCCGCATGACCGCCAAACGCGGTACCGTGCCAGAAGACATCGCCATGGGCAACGCCATCTGGACACTACTGAAAGGCACCGCACACACAAGCCGCGGCGAAGAAAAGACCCCGGAGCCGACGTTTCTGGTCAAAGCCGAAGACCTAGTCGGCAACGGCAACGGCGAACTCGTCGCCACCGACGGCACGATCATCGACACCCAGTCCTACCTAAATAGCCAGCTCGGCCGGTTCGGGTGGGCGATGATCTACGACCACAACGCCCAACCAGTCAACCTCCACCGCCTCGAACGCTTCGCCAACACCAAGCAGCGGATGATGCTGGCTATCGACCAAGGCGAATGTGCTTGGCCCGGCTGCCGCAGAAAAGCCATCTACGCCAAAGCCCACCACATCACCGCCTGGAAAAACGGCGGGAAAACCAACCTCAACAACCTCGTGGCACTGTGCGGGCCGCACAACGCCAGGAACGACGACAACCCCAACAGCCCGCCCAGAAACGGCCGGATAGGAAAAGACCCCGACGGCCACCCATGCTGGCACCCACCGGATGGTGGCCCACCGCAATACAACGATGGGATCCACACCCAAAAATCAGGAAGAGTGTGGGCGCAGCAGTCTTAACAGGCAGCGGTATCGGCTTCTACGCCGGTACCGCCAGGCGTGTTTGTCCGTCCGCGACTTCCACGACCTGGTCGGCGGCGTCTGCCTGTTCGCGGTCGTGAGTGACCATAACGGTGGCCACGTCCAGATCGCGGGTCAGGCGCTGCAAAAGCTCGACGATCTCCCGGGACAGCTCGCTGTCGAGGGCGGAGGTGGGTTCATCGGCAAGCAGCAAGCGCGGGTCGTTCATCAACGCCCGGGCAATGTTGACGCGCTGCCGCTGACCACCGGACAGCTGGTTCATACGGCGGTCACCGAACCCGTCCAGACCTACCAATCCAAGCAATTCATCAGCGCGGTCCTTTCGCATCCGCCGGCCGCGGATGTGATCCATGAGCAGCAGCTGCTCCCTGACCTTCAGTGAGGCGATGAGGTTCGGCTGTTGGAAGACAATGCCGATGTTTTCCCGCCGCACCCGCGACCGGGTTGCTTCGTCGCTGCCCAGCTCGATCCCGCCGACCTCGACGGTTCCGGAGCTGGGGACGATAAGCCCCGCTGCCACGGACAGGAGAGTGGATTTACCGGAGCCGGAGGCGCCGACAATGGCGGTCATCTCACCCGGCTGGGCGGTCAGGCGCGCGTGGTCTAGAGCGGTAACGGTGGTGGTGCCGTCGGGGAAGACGACGGAGACATCGTCAAGCAGTAAAGCGGTCATGTTAAGCGTTTCCTCCCAATGCGAGAAGCGGATCGGTCTGTGCGACGTGGCGGGTGGCCAGCCAGGCGCCGGCCATGCCGAGGGCCCAGATGCCCACAGCGGGCGCCACGACGGTGACAACGGACAGGTCGAAAGGCACGGTGCCGGCGGCCAGCGCGCCCAGACCCCAGCCGGCGAGCGCGCCCCCGAGCGCCCCGACGCCGACCACGATGGCGGCCTGGCCCAGCGCATCGCGGCGCAGGTAGCTTCCCGATGCCCCGAGCGCGCGCAAAATAGACAAGTCCCGGGTGCGCTGGATGGTCCACACCGTCAAAAAGGCGACGGTGACCAGCGCGGAGATGGCGTAAAGGAACCCCTGCATGGTCAGCAGCGAGCCTTGCTCAGACTTGTAGGCCTCCAGCCCATCGAAGGCCTTGGAGGTGGTGGCGGCAACGTCGCCGCGTTGGTCCGCCAGCGCGTCCCAGTCCGCGTCGCCGTTGGCCAGCATGACGGTGCCCACCGTCCCGTCGGGTGCGTGGGTCGCGGCCTGCCAGGTGGCGGTCGACGCCCAGACGAGTGGGGAGTGCGAGTACTCCAAGTCTGGGACTACGCCGACGACCTTTTGCTGGGTGCCGCCGAGTTCGACGGTGGAGCCGACATCGGCACCCGCGTCGTCGGCCACCGCCTGAGACACGACCAGACCTTGGTCTGGGACCGTCGCGTCGGAGTCGGGGATAGCGGTCTGGGCCGGCAGTCCGAAGACGCCGACACTCGTGGCCGTGTCTCCCTCCAGGCGCGTCTGACCCACGCCCAGGGGAGTGACGTCGACGTCGTTCCAGGACTGGAGGTCATCGGCAGTCACGGCAGATTCCGTAAACGACGGTTTTTCGGAGGTGAAGATGTACCGGTCCGGGCTGAGCGCCTCCAGACCGGAGGTGTTTTGCTTGCCCAGACCACCAGTCAGGCCGGACAGCATGACGAGCAACAACGTGATGAGCCCGACGACGCCGGTCATGAGCGCGAACCGGCCGCGGGCGTAGGCGATATCTCTCAGGCTTAGAAACATGTCTCTAATCCTGTTCGAGCAGGCCAGGTAAATAATCGGGTCGCTGGCTTATTTCCCAATCAACCGACTGGTTGATGCCGCCTCCACCGGTCCGCTTGTAGGTTGAAGCGGGTGGATACCTCCGACACTTTGCCCCGCATCCTCGCCGGCGTGCGCGTGGGCCTCCACGTCATGTTCGCGTTCCTGCTGGTCTTCGGCACGGTGCGTGCGCTTGACGATGCCCCCGTCGCCCTGACCTTAGTCTTGGCCGCCGTCTTGGGCGCCGTGTACCTCGCCGGGACGGTGGTGGAGCGCCGCCAGGTGCTCGCGGACCGGCCGACCTCGCGGCGGTGGGCGGCTGTGTGGCTAGGAGCTATCACGGGGTTGTGGATCGGGCTGGCGAGCCTATCGCCCGACTTCGTATGGCTCGAGTTCCCGCTGGTGTTTTTGCACTTTTACCTGTCTCCGCGGCAGACGCGGTTTGTCGGCCCTATCTCATTGTGGGGACTGGCGGTGTTGCTCCCCGGGGAGATGACGACCGCCTCGGTGGTCGGTCCGGCGGTGGGCACGCTGTTCGCGGTCGGGGTCGCGGCGGCGTATTCGGCGCTGCACGGGGAGGCGCGGCGGTACCGGGACATCGCCAAGCGCTTGCGGGCCACGCAGGAACAGCTCGTCGCCGCGGAGCACCAGGCGGGGCGCCTCGAGGAGCGGGAGCGGCTCGCGCGGGAGATTCATGACACCCTCGCGCAGGGTTTTAGCTCGCTCGTGTTGGTGTCCCGGGCGGCGAAGAATTCGCTGGACGATAGGGAGCGCGTGTCCGAGCAGCTGGACACGATTCACGACGTCGCGCAGGAGAATCTGCAGGAGGCGCGGCGCTTTGTGCGCGACCTCAACGACCGCCGCGCCGGACTGGCGGACGAACTGGGCCGCATCGTGGAGGCGTTTCGCCGCCGCGGCCGCGCGCTGGGGGAGCACACCCAGTTCGAGCTGCGCGTCGCCGACGGTCTGCGCGTTCCCACGGACGTGCACGACGCGGTCGTGCGGGTCGTGCAAGAGGGCTTGAACAACGTGGTCAAACACGCCGCCGCCCGGCGCACCGTGGTCACGGTCGAGGCGTTCTCAGACGAGGTGGCAGTCGACGTCGTGGACGACGGCAGGGGAGTGGGCGATAACCCTGCCGGCTACGGGTTGACGGGGCTGCGCAAGCGCGTCGCTACGCTGGGCGGGAGTCTAGAACTGTCACCCGGCCCGGGCTCAGGCACGGCCCTGAGCGCCCGGGTGCCGCTGGGAAGGAGGACGCTTGATTCGCGTGATGTTGCTGGATGACCACCCAGTGGTCCGGGCGGGGCTGCGCGCCATCGTCGATAGTTTCCCAGACTTAGAGGTCGTGGCCGAAGGCTCCACGGGCGCG is a genomic window of Corynebacterium massiliense DSM 45435 containing:
- a CDS encoding universal stress protein; the protein is MSIPASHPHHRPTPLLDSERAIRVLIAWNPSSTRADAIDFAAWLGRTARITVRVLSTFVEPWPAASLHKLGGKYGKWFTKEADRCRKTVAKALTEAEIPEDYWDDDYSVLIDGPSKPHLLTDAASDFGADVILLGPNQAAPKGRFLAGSTADALLHYSPVPLGLTPRKPKLSKHGVTRVNFAFTDNHGSNEDPALGSAAALADAWGVPLRIVAFSPSGFMDTPMNSKVDVSAEFAHQWREHSLALLDCARDNVVENFPDLTVSTAIGSGSGWGGAVDSLKWKKGDLMVLGSNPLGPFARVFIGSTATELIPHMGVPVLVRPGENRKA
- a CDS encoding bifunctional ADP-dependent NAD(P)H-hydrate dehydratase/NAD(P)H-hydrate epimerase, with product MYALTYTVDQIRAAEAPLIEGTERPDELMQKAAHAVAEVARSLYDPREVLILAGPGGNGGDALYAGAELALAGIRVAAHLTAGKAHDRALAAFTNAGGTLPDDLPEPDLIIDGITGIGGSAGLRDNLRAVVGYTQRSQARVLSVDVPSGVAADTGEAGELHVTADATLTFGGWRRAHALAPECGLQLLADISELGARLVEGLPVRADDGPPSVLANRAVLPADLELPEGIVTLPKVSARSVEPSPTDDKYSGGVVGIRAGSGQYPGAALLSVAGAVNATPAMVRYVGPQALEVVRRHPEVVVTEKLEDAGRVQAWVFGPGAGTEDTAELEWILRQDVPVLVDADGLTLLAQSPDLRRLLRDREKETVLTPHDGEFARLQEAVGVPHADRLTETMELARELGATILRKGRSTIIVSREAFVVDAGHSWAATPGSGDVLSGIAGARLALPGSEAAQTRVEAVSVHAVAAKRAAQTPYGDAPAPASRIAEFVREATAR
- a CDS encoding rhodanese-related sulfurtransferase, whose amino-acid sequence is MSVGKILLYYCFTPLSDPTAIKLWQRDLCESLGLTGRILVSKHGINGTVGGDIDACKRYVKKTREYPAFKKMEFKWSEGSADDFPRLSVKDREEIVAFGAPDELEVDQDGVVGGGTHLKPEQVNELVAERGDDVVFFDGRNAMEAEIGKFKNAVVPDVKTTHDFIAELESGKYDWMKDRPVVSYCTGGIRCEVLSALMKNRGFNEVYQIDGGIVRYGEKYGNDGLWEGSLYVFDKRMHTEFGMGVEDPGFIQLGHCVHCGTPTNTFRNCINEDTCRQQVLICDDCAQHIETSHCGREGCAASLT
- a CDS encoding DUF1846 domain-containing protein; this translates as MTRKIGFDREKYIELQSEHINARRREMGGKLYLEMGGKLFDDMHASRVLPGFTPDNKIAMLERIRDDVEILVCINAKDVQRQKTRADLGLLYEDEVLRLVDVFRDRGFLVKNVVMTQLEDGDELAEVFIERLERLGITVARHRIIPGYPTNIDRIVSEEGLGQNDFVETERDLVVVTAPGPGSGKLATALSQIYHEHQRGNNASYAKFETFPIWNLPLEHPVNLAYEAATVDLNDSNVIDHFHLSAHGESAVNYNRDVEAFPLLRSLLERVTGGVPYASPTDMGVNMVGYCIVDDAVCRQAAGQEIVRRYFKALVEEARHGWDSTQSDRAAVVMTKAGITVDDRAVVAPARAKAEATGEPGCAIQLHDGTIITGRTSPLLGCSAAMLLNALKHLAGIDDDRHLLSPESIEPIQTLKTRHLGSQNPRLHTDEVLIALSVSAAKDDNARRALHVIRELEGCDAHTTTILGSVDEGIFRNLGVLVTSDPVFARKRRLFQKR
- a CDS encoding Fpg/Nei family DNA glycosylase, coding for MPEGHVLHRLAHRFNAEFRGQPLSVTSPQGRFPEAALVDATVLEQADAIGKHLFLHFSNGHIIHIHLGLIGHFTFEDLDNFRGQIRLRVANREQAANLRGPQWCRLITDDDYARVCEKAGEDPLRDDASPDAVFARVRRSRRTIGSLLMDQQLYAGVGNIYRAETLFRQGISPFRAGRDCSLGELRAVWDDLVELMRIGVSRGRIDTVRDEHSPEAMDRPPRKDDHGGEVYVYRRAGDPCYVCGTPIASAVVEGRNLFWCPDCQGE
- a CDS encoding HNH endonuclease signature motif containing protein; its protein translation is MNDAADLLSRLARLGIAVAELAYRHGLSASAGLDAATTRSYTAIGRSLFGPCSEPKVRAQVLEHAAEFPITRLQVIHKAARQLHRDANITRWQLWLELAQRHELTIDQLREYARNRVRELNRKTGTTPARSLIIGRDIDATGRRTALLKLPAAEMALLEKKIRRMTAKRGTVPEDIAMGNAIWTLLKGTAHTSRGEEKTPEPTFLVKAEDLVGNGNGELVATDGTIIDTQSYLNSQLGRFGWAMIYDHNAQPVNLHRLERFANTKQRMMLAIDQGECAWPGCRRKAIYAKAHHITAWKNGGKTNLNNLVALCGPHNARNDDNPNSPPRNGRIGKDPDGHPCWHPPDGGPPQYNDGIHTQKSGRVWAQQS
- a CDS encoding ABC transporter ATP-binding protein; its protein translation is MTALLLDDVSVVFPDGTTTVTALDHARLTAQPGEMTAIVGASGSGKSTLLSVAAGLIVPSSGTVEVGGIELGSDEATRSRVRRENIGIVFQQPNLIASLKVREQLLLMDHIRGRRMRKDRADELLGLVGLDGFGDRRMNQLSGGQRQRVNIARALMNDPRLLLADEPTSALDSELSREIVELLQRLTRDLDVATVMVTHDREQADAADQVVEVADGQTRLAVPA
- a CDS encoding ABC transporter permease, translating into MFLSLRDIAYARGRFALMTGVVGLITLLLVMLSGLTGGLGKQNTSGLEALSPDRYIFTSEKPSFTESAVTADDLQSWNDVDVTPLGVGQTRLEGDTATSVGVFGLPAQTAIPDSDATVPDQGLVVSQAVADDAGADVGSTVELGGTQQKVVGVVPDLEYSHSPLVWASTATWQAATHAPDGTVGTVMLANGDADWDALADQRGDVAATTSKAFDGLEAYKSEQGSLLTMQGFLYAISALVTVAFLTVWTIQRTRDLSILRALGASGSYLRRDALGQAAIVVGVGALGGALAGWGLGALAAGTVPFDLSVVTVVAPAVGIWALGMAGAWLATRHVAQTDPLLALGGNA
- a CDS encoding sensor histidine kinase, which gives rise to MDTSDTLPRILAGVRVGLHVMFAFLLVFGTVRALDDAPVALTLVLAAVLGAVYLAGTVVERRQVLADRPTSRRWAAVWLGAITGLWIGLASLSPDFVWLEFPLVFLHFYLSPRQTRFVGPISLWGLAVLLPGEMTTASVVGPAVGTLFAVGVAAAYSALHGEARRYRDIAKRLRATQEQLVAAEHQAGRLEERERLAREIHDTLAQGFSSLVLVSRAAKNSLDDRERVSEQLDTIHDVAQENLQEARRFVRDLNDRRAGLADELGRIVEAFRRRGRALGEHTQFELRVADGLRVPTDVHDAVVRVVQEGLNNVVKHAAARRTVVTVEAFSDEVAVDVVDDGRGVGDNPAGYGLTGLRKRVATLGGSLELSPGPGSGTALSARVPLGRRTLDSRDVAG